From one Azospirillum ramasamyi genomic stretch:
- the argJ gene encoding bifunctional glutamate N-acetyltransferase/amino-acid acetyltransferase ArgJ yields the protein MATTLSPLAPASFPTLPPIAGVRIATANSGIRYKGRDDLLLAVLDPGTSVAGVLTRSLTCSAPVIWCRDSLPKGSARAVVVNAGNANAFTGKAGDATVQATVAAAADLAGCAPDEVYVASTGVIGIPLAADAIGKCLAPMAPTLAADSAAWEKAARAIMTTDTFPKGAVRTASIGGTTVTIAGFAKGSGMIAPDMATMLGFVFTDAAIAATALQDMLSEFTERTFNAVTVDGDTSTSDTLLLFATGMAGNAPVSSADAAELAEFRAALEDLLLDLALQVVRDGEGATKFIAITVRGADSDAAAKRIGMTVANSPLVKTAVAGEDANWGRIVAAIGRAGERADRDLIKITVGGTLICADGMEVPGYDETPVANHMKGKEIDIDIDLGLGKGTAKVWTCDLTHGYIDINGSYRS from the coding sequence ATGGCCACGACCCTCTCCCCCTTGGCTCCCGCCAGCTTCCCGACGCTGCCGCCCATCGCGGGCGTACGCATCGCCACGGCGAACAGCGGCATCCGATACAAGGGCCGCGACGATCTGCTGCTGGCCGTGCTGGATCCCGGCACCAGCGTTGCGGGCGTGCTGACCCGGTCGCTGACCTGCTCGGCCCCGGTGATCTGGTGCCGCGACAGCCTGCCCAAGGGGTCCGCCCGCGCCGTGGTGGTGAATGCCGGCAACGCCAACGCCTTCACCGGCAAGGCGGGCGACGCCACCGTGCAGGCGACCGTCGCCGCCGCCGCCGATCTGGCCGGCTGCGCCCCCGACGAGGTCTATGTCGCGTCGACCGGCGTGATCGGCATCCCGCTGGCCGCCGACGCCATCGGCAAGTGCCTGGCGCCGATGGCCCCGACCCTGGCCGCCGACTCGGCCGCGTGGGAGAAGGCCGCCCGCGCCATCATGACCACCGACACCTTCCCGAAGGGCGCGGTGCGCACCGCCAGCATCGGCGGCACGACGGTGACCATCGCCGGCTTCGCCAAGGGGTCGGGCATGATCGCGCCGGACATGGCGACGATGCTGGGCTTCGTCTTCACCGACGCCGCCATCGCCGCCACCGCGCTGCAGGACATGCTGTCGGAGTTCACCGAGCGCACCTTCAACGCCGTCACGGTGGACGGCGACACCTCGACCAGCGACACGCTGCTGCTGTTCGCCACCGGCATGGCCGGCAACGCCCCGGTGTCGAGCGCCGATGCCGCCGAGCTGGCGGAATTCCGCGCGGCGCTGGAGGATCTGCTGCTCGATCTGGCGCTGCAGGTGGTGCGTGACGGCGAAGGGGCGACCAAGTTCATCGCCATCACCGTGCGCGGCGCCGACAGCGACGCCGCCGCCAAGCGGATCGGCATGACCGTGGCGAACTCGCCGCTGGTCAAGACCGCGGTCGCCGGCGAGGACGCCAATTGGGGCCGCATCGTCGCCGCCATCGGACGCGCCGGCGAGCGCGCCGACCGCGACCTGATCAAGATCACCGTCGGCGGCACCCTGATCTGCGCCGACGGGATGGAAGTCCCCGGTTACGACGAGACGCCGGTCGCCAACCACATGAAGGGCAAGGAGATCGACATCGACATCGACCTCGGCCTGGGCAAGGGAACGGCGAAGGTGTGGACCTGCGACCTGACGCACGGCTACATCGACATCAACGGCAGCTATCGGAGCTGA
- a CDS encoding EAL domain-containing protein: MPATPPHRNPGISLGPRIANHGRSAGRPAGCPRLGDRCLAGGLAVLRLLAVLLPTMLAGGPALAIDPPLPALEAEPQPALEAEAAKLRVAEIRVALDDNYPPYSFRNADGTHVGIVKDLWALWSQKTGVAVRMMPSDWNLARQAIDTGAADVIETIFRNDARDVLYDFSAPYARVDVPIWFSSDLGGIVGVESLRAFTVGVKDGDFCPEWLTDQGITAFQRYSGFERMVEAAARQEMRVFCMDDPAATYYMTKHGVQGRFRFTDPLYTGELRWAVRKGNVALNRLISDGFARIAPEERKAIEQRWTGHRLGGVGPGLIDLLLKLLAGVAVLGIGALVWVLLLRRQVESKTESLRTAVAALTASEERVRTIFDSVTDAIFILDLDSGAIIEINRRMAEMYRIGDTPLPAIRVGMLSSGQPPYTRDEAAVWIAKAAEGEPQLFEWHARRLDGTLFWVEVSMRRATLDGNDRRLLVVARDITERKAAQERMEYLARHDALTLLPNRLLLQDRTEQALARAERNGRLVALVACGLDRFKTVNDSLGHAVGDALLRAAAERLKAAVRDTDTVSRSGGDEFILLLSGLPDADAAVETVASLHETMAAPFQIAGHELTVTLSSGVALAPADGKDFATLLKNAGTALHHAKAAGRDTHRFFAEAMNAEAVAHLSTRSGLRRALERGEFLVHYQPQVSLETGAVVGAEALVRWNHPDEGMIPPGAFIPIAEDSGLIVPIGAWVLAEACRQAAAWQARGLPLSVAVNLSALQLQRADLVRTVTGALADSGLDPLLLELELTESMLIQNTELVMDNLRRIKAMGVQVSIDDFGTGYSNLSYIGRLAVDKLKIDRSFVADLTGSHDSARITTAVIQMAHGLNLNVVAEGVEDAETLEALRRMGCDVAQGYFLGRPGPAEAVERAARQASPFKVGA; encoded by the coding sequence ATGCCCGCCACGCCCCCGCACCGGAACCCGGGGATCAGCCTCGGACCGCGGATCGCCAATCATGGACGATCTGCAGGCCGGCCCGCCGGGTGCCCGCGTCTTGGAGACAGGTGTCTTGCCGGCGGGCTGGCCGTCCTGCGCCTGCTTGCCGTCCTGCTGCCGACGATGCTTGCCGGCGGCCCGGCCCTGGCGATCGACCCGCCACTGCCGGCCCTCGAGGCGGAGCCGCAGCCGGCCCTTGAGGCGGAGGCGGCCAAGCTCCGGGTGGCCGAGATCCGGGTGGCGCTGGATGACAACTACCCGCCCTACAGCTTCCGCAACGCCGACGGCACCCATGTCGGGATCGTGAAGGATCTGTGGGCATTGTGGTCTCAGAAGACCGGAGTCGCGGTGCGGATGATGCCGAGCGACTGGAATCTGGCGCGGCAGGCGATCGACACCGGCGCCGCCGACGTGATCGAGACCATCTTCCGCAACGATGCGCGCGACGTTCTCTACGACTTCTCCGCCCCCTACGCCCGCGTCGATGTGCCGATCTGGTTCAGCAGCGATCTCGGCGGAATCGTCGGGGTGGAGTCCCTGCGCGCCTTCACCGTCGGCGTCAAGGACGGCGATTTCTGCCCCGAATGGCTGACCGACCAGGGCATCACCGCCTTCCAGCGCTATTCCGGTTTCGAAAGGATGGTCGAGGCCGCCGCCCGGCAGGAGATGCGGGTCTTCTGCATGGACGACCCGGCGGCCACCTACTACATGACCAAGCACGGGGTGCAGGGACGCTTCCGCTTTACCGACCCGCTCTACACCGGCGAACTGCGCTGGGCGGTCCGCAAGGGCAACGTGGCGCTCAATCGTCTGATCTCCGACGGCTTCGCCCGCATCGCCCCGGAGGAGCGCAAGGCGATCGAGCAGCGCTGGACCGGCCACAGGCTGGGCGGGGTCGGCCCCGGACTGATCGACCTGCTGCTCAAGCTGCTGGCGGGCGTCGCGGTACTGGGCATCGGCGCGCTGGTCTGGGTGCTGCTGCTGCGCCGGCAGGTGGAAAGCAAGACGGAAAGCCTGCGCACCGCGGTCGCCGCCCTGACCGCCAGCGAGGAGCGCGTCCGCACCATCTTCGACAGCGTCACCGACGCCATCTTCATCCTCGACCTCGACAGCGGCGCCATCATCGAGATCAACCGGCGGATGGCGGAGATGTACCGCATCGGCGACACGCCGCTTCCGGCCATCCGGGTCGGCATGCTCAGCTCGGGCCAGCCGCCCTACACGCGGGACGAGGCGGCGGTCTGGATCGCCAAGGCGGCCGAGGGCGAACCGCAGCTGTTCGAATGGCATGCCCGCCGGCTGGACGGCACCCTGTTCTGGGTGGAGGTCAGCATGCGGCGCGCCACGCTGGACGGCAACGACCGCCGCCTGCTGGTCGTCGCCCGCGACATCACCGAACGCAAGGCCGCGCAGGAGCGGATGGAGTATCTGGCGCGCCACGACGCGCTGACCCTGCTGCCCAACCGGCTGCTGCTGCAGGACCGCACCGAACAGGCTCTGGCGCGGGCGGAACGCAACGGCCGGCTGGTGGCGCTGGTCGCCTGCGGGCTCGACCGCTTCAAGACGGTGAACGACAGCCTGGGCCATGCCGTGGGCGACGCCCTGCTGCGCGCGGCGGCGGAACGGCTGAAGGCCGCGGTGCGCGACACCGACACGGTCAGCCGCAGCGGCGGCGACGAGTTCATCCTGCTGCTGTCCGGCCTGCCCGACGCCGACGCGGCGGTGGAGACGGTCGCCTCCCTGCACGAGACCATGGCGGCTCCCTTCCAGATCGCCGGGCACGAGCTGACCGTCACCCTGTCCTCCGGCGTCGCGCTGGCGCCGGCAGACGGCAAGGACTTCGCCACCCTGCTGAAGAACGCCGGCACCGCCCTGCACCACGCCAAGGCCGCCGGCCGCGACACCCACCGCTTCTTCGCCGAGGCGATGAACGCGGAAGCGGTCGCCCACCTGTCCACCCGCAGCGGCCTGCGCCGCGCATTGGAACGGGGCGAGTTCCTGGTCCATTACCAGCCGCAGGTCAGCCTTGAGACCGGCGCCGTCGTCGGCGCGGAGGCGCTGGTGCGCTGGAACCACCCCGACGAGGGCATGATCCCGCCCGGCGCCTTCATCCCCATCGCCGAGGACAGCGGGCTGATCGTGCCCATCGGCGCCTGGGTTCTGGCGGAGGCCTGCCGGCAGGCGGCGGCATGGCAGGCCCGTGGCCTGCCGCTGTCGGTCGCGGTCAACCTGTCGGCCCTGCAGCTCCAGCGCGCCGACCTCGTCCGCACCGTCACCGGGGCGCTGGCCGACAGCGGTCTCGACCCGCTGCTGCTGGAACTGGAGCTGACCGAATCGATGCTGATCCAGAACACCGAACTGGTGATGGACAATCTGCGCCGGATCAAGGCGATGGGCGTGCAGGTGTCGATCGACGATTTCGGCACCGGCTATTCCAACCTGTCCTATATCGGCCGCCTGGCGGTGGACAAGCTGAAGATCGACCGCAGCTTCGTCGCCGACCTCACCGGCAGCCACGACAGCGCCAGGATCACCACCGCCGTCATCCAGATGGCCCACGGCCTGAACCTGAACGTCGTGGCGGAGGGCGTGGAGGATGCCGAAACGCTGGAGGCCCTGCGCCGGATGGGCTGCGATGTCGCCCAGGGCTATTTCCTCGGCCGCCCCGGCCCGGCCGAGGCGGTGGAACGCGCCGCCCGGCAGGCGAGCCCGTTCAAGGTCGGAGCCTGA
- a CDS encoding SRPBCC family protein produces the protein MTAFTAASFNPQLDLELKREVAVPPKLVWRAWTEPELLMKWFTPAPWRTTACEIDLRPGGKFRTVMEGPNGERNDSTGCFLAVEPERLLVFTDALGPGFRPTGGGFMTASVTIEPTAGGTLYTAIAYHKDEAAKTRHEEMGFHQGWGAALDQLVALAKGL, from the coding sequence ATGACCGCTTTCACCGCAGCGTCTTTCAATCCGCAGCTCGACCTTGAACTGAAGCGTGAGGTCGCGGTTCCGCCGAAGCTGGTCTGGCGGGCCTGGACCGAACCGGAGCTGCTGATGAAGTGGTTCACGCCGGCTCCCTGGCGGACCACCGCCTGTGAGATCGACCTGCGGCCCGGCGGCAAGTTCCGCACCGTGATGGAGGGGCCGAACGGCGAGAGGAACGACAGCACCGGCTGCTTCCTGGCGGTGGAGCCGGAAAGGCTTCTGGTCTTCACCGACGCGCTCGGGCCGGGGTTCCGTCCCACCGGCGGCGGATTCATGACCGCTTCGGTCACCATAGAGCCGACGGCCGGCGGCACACTCTATACCGCCATCGCTTACCACAAGGACGAAGCGGCCAAGACGCGGCACGAGGAGATGGGCTTCCACCAGGGGTGGGGAGCCGCGCTCGACCAACTCGTCGCCTTGGCGAAGGGACTGTAA
- the mscL gene encoding large conductance mechanosensitive channel protein MscL produces MLEEFKKFISRGNVVELAVGIIIGAAFTGIVNSLVKDILMPPIGWIMGGIDFSNYFFSLSGGQYDSLQSAEAAGAATINYGRFINACINFLIVSGALFMIVRQVNRLHVLHKETPKTPPRQEQLLEEIRDALRARSTGAASAAPSPDRPT; encoded by the coding sequence ATGTTGGAAGAGTTCAAGAAATTCATCAGCCGCGGCAATGTCGTGGAGCTGGCGGTCGGCATCATCATCGGTGCGGCCTTCACCGGGATCGTCAATTCCCTGGTCAAGGACATCCTGATGCCGCCGATCGGCTGGATCATGGGCGGGATCGATTTCTCGAACTACTTCTTCAGCCTGTCGGGCGGCCAGTACGACTCCCTGCAGTCGGCCGAGGCGGCGGGGGCCGCCACCATCAACTACGGCCGCTTCATCAACGCCTGCATCAATTTCCTGATCGTCTCCGGCGCCCTGTTCATGATCGTGCGGCAGGTCAACCGCCTGCACGTCCTGCACAAGGAAACGCCGAAGACTCCACCCCGGCAGGAACAGCTGCTGGAGGAAATCCGCGACGCCCTGCGCGCCCGGTCCACCGGCGCGGCCAGCGCGGCCCCGTCACCCGACCGCCCCACCTGA
- a CDS encoding peptidylprolyl isomerase yields the protein MVQRVFRTALLSVAACGIALAANAQTPAPATPAPAAPAASAPATPAAPADPVVARVNGEELHKSDVSRMVSQLPPQVQQMPIEMIYPAVIDQLISGKLVSSAGYKAGLADSAEVKDEIKRAEERAVQRAYIQKEVKARITPDELQKAYQEFLKENPAQEEVRAAHILVEKEDEAKSIIAQLNKGADFAKLAKEKSKDAAAAAQGGDLGYFTKDTMVEPFANAAFAMKPGEISKEPVKTQFGYHVIKVEDKRTQPQPTLDEVKPQLEQELSKNIVTALVDELRGKAKIETFQLDGSPMPKEEPAAAPATPAPAPAPAPAAPAEPAKK from the coding sequence ATGGTTCAACGAGTGTTCCGCACCGCGCTCCTGTCGGTTGCCGCCTGCGGCATCGCGCTGGCCGCCAATGCCCAGACGCCGGCTCCCGCCACCCCCGCGCCGGCTGCTCCGGCCGCCTCCGCTCCGGCCACGCCCGCCGCTCCGGCCGATCCGGTGGTCGCCCGCGTCAACGGCGAGGAACTGCACAAGTCGGACGTCTCCCGCATGGTCTCGCAGCTGCCGCCCCAGGTGCAGCAGATGCCGATCGAGATGATCTATCCGGCGGTGATCGACCAGCTGATCAGCGGCAAGCTGGTCTCCTCGGCCGGCTACAAGGCCGGTCTGGCCGATTCGGCCGAGGTCAAGGACGAGATCAAGCGCGCCGAGGAGCGCGCGGTGCAGCGCGCCTACATCCAGAAGGAAGTCAAGGCCCGCATCACCCCGGACGAGCTGCAGAAGGCCTATCAGGAATTCCTGAAGGAGAACCCGGCGCAGGAGGAGGTCAGGGCCGCCCACATCCTGGTCGAGAAGGAAGACGAGGCCAAATCCATCATCGCCCAGCTGAACAAGGGCGCCGATTTCGCCAAGCTGGCCAAGGAGAAGTCCAAGGACGCCGCAGCCGCGGCCCAGGGCGGCGACCTCGGCTACTTCACCAAGGACACGATGGTCGAGCCCTTCGCCAACGCCGCCTTCGCCATGAAGCCGGGCGAGATCAGCAAGGAGCCGGTCAAGACCCAGTTCGGCTATCACGTCATCAAGGTCGAGGACAAGCGCACCCAGCCGCAGCCGACGCTCGACGAGGTGAAGCCGCAGCTGGAGCAGGAGCTGTCGAAGAACATCGTCACCGCTCTGGTCGATGAACTGCGCGGCAAGGCGAAGATCGAGACCTTCCAGCTCGACGGCTCGCCGATGCCGAAGGAAGAGCCGGCCGCCGCCCCGGCGACCCCGGCCCCGGCCCCGGCTCCGGCTCCGGCCGCTCCGGCGGAGCCGGCGAAGAAGTAA
- the secA gene encoding preprotein translocase subunit SecA — translation MFGALARKIFGTANTRAVKALHKTVAQINALEPSVAALTDDQLKGRTDWLRDRLAKGETLDDILPDAFATVREAAKRVLGQRHFDVQLMGGMVLHSGKIAEMRTGEGKTLVATLAVYLNALEGKGVHVVTVNDYLASRDSGWMSRVYGFLGLTTGCIVHGLDDDERRAAYAADITYGTNNEFGFDYLRDNMKFRLEELVQRPFNYAIVDEVDSILIDEARTPLIISGPSTDSSEMYIQVDRLIPMLVPEDYEKDEKHRTVSFTEAGQEHMEQLLAEAGLLKSGGLYDIQNVALVHHSQQALRAHMLFQRDKDYIVKDDKVIIIDEFTGRMMDGRRFSEGLHQALEAKEKVTIQRENQTLASITFQNYFRIYPKLAGMTGTALTEAAEFGEIYGLEVVDIPTNVPVKRIDHDDEVYRTATEKYHAMIDLIEDARKRGQPVLVGTTSIEKSELLSDLLNKRGIPHNVLNARHHEQEAYIVAQAGRAGAVTVATNMAGRGTDIQLGGNVQMRVAVELADVPEGPEREARIKQIEAEVAEAREKVKQAGGLYVVGTERHESRRIDNQLRGRSGRQGDPGTSKFFLSLEDDLMRIFGSDRMDSMLQRLGLKEGEAIIHPWINKALEKAQQKVEAHHFEVRKNLLKFDNVMNDQRKVVYEQRHEVMESEDIAEEIREMRHQIIANMVSTAIPANSYSEQWDIDGLHEAVNRVLGMDLPVHEWAKEEGIAEPEIEERVREAADRKYAEKEEAYGAETMRHVEKSILLQILDQEWKDHLLQLDHLRQGINLRAYAQKDPLNEYKREAFELFDTMLMALREQVTTILMHVEIRMAPSQEELFARQMQEMHEGRTDPALAMASMGASMGAATATDDGGALPAGMVRASSVAGTPENQPLPADVMENTPRNAACPCGSGKKFKHCHGRMG, via the coding sequence ATGTTCGGCGCTCTCGCCCGCAAGATTTTCGGCACCGCCAACACGCGCGCGGTCAAGGCGCTGCACAAGACCGTGGCTCAGATCAACGCGCTGGAGCCGTCGGTCGCGGCGCTGACCGACGACCAGCTCAAGGGACGCACCGACTGGCTGCGCGACCGGCTGGCCAAGGGCGAGACGCTGGACGACATCCTGCCCGACGCCTTCGCCACCGTGCGCGAGGCGGCCAAGCGCGTGCTGGGCCAGCGCCATTTCGACGTCCAGCTGATGGGCGGCATGGTGCTGCACAGCGGCAAGATCGCGGAGATGCGCACCGGCGAAGGCAAGACGCTGGTGGCCACGCTGGCCGTCTATCTGAACGCGCTGGAAGGCAAGGGCGTCCACGTCGTCACCGTGAACGACTACCTCGCCTCGCGCGACAGCGGCTGGATGAGCCGGGTCTACGGCTTCCTCGGCCTGACCACCGGCTGCATCGTCCACGGCCTGGACGACGACGAGCGCCGCGCCGCCTACGCCGCCGACATCACCTACGGCACGAACAACGAGTTCGGCTTCGACTATCTGCGCGACAACATGAAGTTCCGGTTGGAGGAACTGGTCCAGCGGCCCTTCAACTACGCCATCGTCGACGAGGTCGACTCGATCCTGATCGACGAGGCGCGCACGCCGCTGATCATCTCCGGCCCCTCCACCGACTCGTCGGAAATGTACATCCAGGTCGACCGGCTGATCCCGATGCTGGTCCCCGAGGATTACGAGAAGGACGAGAAGCACCGCACCGTCAGCTTCACCGAAGCCGGCCAGGAGCATATGGAGCAGCTGCTGGCCGAGGCCGGGCTGCTGAAGTCGGGCGGGCTCTACGACATCCAGAACGTGGCGCTGGTCCACCATTCCCAGCAGGCGCTGCGCGCCCACATGCTGTTCCAGCGCGACAAGGACTACATCGTCAAGGATGACAAGGTCATCATCATCGACGAGTTCACCGGCCGCATGATGGATGGCCGCCGCTTCTCCGAAGGCCTGCACCAGGCGCTCGAGGCCAAGGAGAAGGTGACGATCCAGCGCGAGAACCAGACGCTGGCCTCCATCACCTTCCAGAACTATTTCCGCATCTACCCGAAGCTGGCCGGCATGACCGGCACCGCCCTGACCGAGGCGGCGGAGTTCGGCGAGATCTACGGGCTCGAAGTGGTCGACATCCCGACCAACGTCCCGGTCAAGCGCATCGACCACGACGACGAGGTCTATCGCACCGCGACCGAGAAATACCATGCGATGATCGACCTGATCGAGGACGCGCGCAAGCGCGGCCAGCCGGTGCTGGTCGGCACCACCTCGATCGAGAAGTCGGAACTGCTGTCGGATCTGCTGAACAAGCGCGGCATCCCGCACAACGTCCTGAACGCCCGCCATCACGAACAGGAAGCCTACATCGTCGCCCAGGCCGGCCGCGCCGGGGCGGTGACGGTCGCCACCAACATGGCCGGCCGCGGCACCGACATCCAGCTGGGCGGCAACGTCCAGATGCGCGTCGCGGTCGAGCTGGCCGATGTGCCGGAGGGCCCGGAGCGCGAGGCCCGCATCAAGCAGATCGAGGCCGAGGTGGCCGAGGCGCGCGAGAAGGTCAAGCAGGCCGGCGGCCTCTACGTCGTCGGCACCGAGCGCCACGAAAGCCGCCGCATCGACAACCAGCTGCGCGGCCGCTCCGGCCGCCAGGGCGACCCCGGCACCTCGAAGTTCTTCCTGTCGCTGGAAGACGACCTGATGCGCATCTTCGGGTCGGACCGGATGGACAGCATGCTCCAGCGTCTCGGCCTGAAGGAGGGCGAGGCGATCATCCATCCCTGGATCAACAAGGCGCTGGAAAAGGCGCAGCAGAAGGTCGAGGCGCATCACTTCGAGGTCCGCAAGAACCTGCTGAAGTTCGACAACGTCATGAACGACCAGCGCAAGGTCGTCTATGAACAGCGCCACGAGGTGATGGAAAGCGAGGACATCGCGGAGGAAATCCGCGAGATGCGCCACCAGATCATCGCCAACATGGTATCGACCGCCATTCCGGCCAACAGCTACTCCGAGCAGTGGGACATCGACGGCCTGCACGAGGCGGTCAACCGCGTGCTGGGCATGGACCTGCCGGTTCACGAATGGGCCAAGGAAGAGGGCATCGCCGAGCCGGAGATCGAGGAGCGCGTGCGCGAGGCCGCCGACCGCAAATATGCGGAGAAGGAGGAGGCCTACGGCGCCGAGACGATGCGGCATGTGGAAAAGAGCATCCTGCTCCAGATCCTGGACCAGGAATGGAAGGACCACCTGCTCCAGCTCGACCACCTGCGCCAGGGCATCAACCTGCGCGCCTACGCCCAGAAGGATCCGCTGAACGAGTACAAGCGCGAGGCCTTCGAGCTGTTCGACACGATGCTGATGGCCCTGCGCGAGCAGGTCACCACCATCCTGATGCATGTCGAAATCCGCATGGCCCCGTCGCAGGAGGAGCTGTTCGCCCGCCAGATGCAGGAGATGCACGAGGGCCGCACCGACCCGGCGCTGGCGATGGCCTCCATGGGGGCCTCCATGGGGGCCGCCACGGCGACCGATGACGGCGGGGCGCTGCCCGCCGGCATGGTCCGCGCCTCCTCGGTCGCCGGCACGCCGGAAAACCAGCCCCTGCCGGCGGACGTGATGGAAAACACCCCGCGCAACGCGGCCTGCCCCTGCGGCTCCGGCAAGAAGTTCAAGCACTGCCACGGGCGGATGGGGTAA
- a CDS encoding (deoxy)nucleoside triphosphate pyrophosphohydrolase — protein sequence MTACFDPNSTPAPGSLPVLMVVAVALVDADGRVLLAQRPPGKSLAGLWEFPGGKVDAGETPEAALVRELKEELGIDTAASCLAPFTFASHSYESFHLLMPLYVCRVWEGDVMPREGQKLAWVYPNRMGDYPMPPADVPLVAMLRDLL from the coding sequence ATGACCGCCTGTTTCGATCCCAACTCCACCCCCGCCCCCGGTTCGCTGCCGGTGCTGATGGTCGTCGCGGTGGCGCTCGTCGATGCCGACGGCCGCGTGCTGCTGGCCCAGCGCCCGCCCGGCAAGTCGCTGGCCGGACTGTGGGAGTTCCCCGGCGGCAAGGTCGATGCCGGGGAGACGCCGGAAGCCGCGCTGGTGCGCGAACTGAAGGAGGAGTTGGGCATCGACACGGCGGCAAGCTGCCTCGCCCCCTTCACCTTCGCGTCCCACAGCTACGAGAGCTTCCACCTGCTGATGCCGCTCTATGTCTGCCGGGTGTGGGAGGGCGACGTGATGCCGCGGGAGGGGCAGAAACTCGCCTGGGTCTACCCGAACCGGATGGGCGACTACCCGATGCCCCCGGCCGACGTGCCGCTGGTGGCGATGCTGCGCGATCTGCTGTAG